From Zea mays cultivar B73 chromosome 3, Zm-B73-REFERENCE-NAM-5.0, whole genome shotgun sequence:
TTGCAAAGATCAACTTCACCCAACCCAGGTGCCTAATGTGTATACAAAAGGTTTTGCGATTAAGAACGTAAATTCTTAATATAAATTGCACAAATTTAATTATAAAGAGTAAAGTAAGGATTAACAAGATATACAAAAGGTTTTTTTCCAATGTCTCAGAGGCTCGGTGCTTCCCACTAATTTTTGTCGAAGCACCCGTGTAAAGGTGTCGCTACTCCTAATACGAGCTCGTTTTTTCGTCACTCCGACACGATGAACCATCTAGAATTATGTATATCTTTCAAGTCATATCATATGCGACCAGCTCGAGATCATCATACTCCAACCGACGTTAAACTATCTAAGTGATCCCGATCACTaagagcaacaaatacaaactcttACTTTATTTTAATGAGACCGGTGAAAACAACGTGTGCACATTAATCACTCTTGTTTAAAATAGACAACATGTTTATGAATTATGCATTAAAAAAAGCGTTATACCATCTTTTTTTAGAATGTCAATTGTCTAAGTTCATAAAAACCAAGTATATTTACGAAATCCTAGCACATGCAATGGAGGGATGGAGCCAATATGTTTTGTTGCGAAcaccttttttcttcttctttcttttctatCGAAAAGGCGCCCTTTTGTGCTGCCGTTGCTCACTTGCTCTGATAAGACGGTGACTGAGTTCCGGTCTGGCGATAACGTTTGCACGCTGAGATAGTGGCTGTCGCCGTCCGAAGACGACAGGACACGGTGATGATGCTCCGGCGAACCAGACAACGCGCACGCGGGGCGGCCGTGCACACTGCGCACTCGCTAGCTCGCCGGCCCCGGCACGTCCCTACGCCCGCATTGGTCCCGCCAAAAGCAGACGCGGAGTCCCTTGGCGCCATCTCAAGCGGCTCTTCTTCCTCTTCACTGTGAAAGCCGGAcgagagggcgagaggcgagacaAGAGCAGATTCGGAGCCAAGAGAAAGAAAACGTACTCTACAGTACAGCAGATGTAGTTGCGGACGACTAACCAGGAAAGGTCGGATCACGGGGACTGGACTGGAGAGGGACCAGAGGAAGGAAGCCAACCTCCCCTCCTCGTCGTTTCCATGCGACCCCGTACGGCGAGAAGGCGACGCGGCGCGGAGAAAAAAATGAGTAGCGGGTTGGTTGCGCTGTCAAATCGAATCGagagcgcgccgccgccgccgcccctgcgcgggcGTCTCCGGCGCGAGAGAATTAACGGCGGCCACACACACGGCACGGGCTCGGCGGACCGACCGGTCACGGTCTGGCCGCTCTCGTAGCTTGCAAGATACATGGAGAAAGAAAGTGTCCCGAGCGACGGGTCCCCGCGGTCCTGTACTCCTCTGCAATTGCAAGCTAGCGATGCTACACTACGATCGATCATGACGAGTCGCCGTCTTCGAGAAGGACGCGCGAGACCGTTGTGGCGAGCGGAGCACGGACAAGATGCAGCGTACGCAACGTACGACAGCGGCCGagatcctcctcctcctcctggtcTAGGGACTGGGCGGGTGCGTGCTCGCAAGTCATTGAGTTGTACTCCTGCTGTAGCGTGCGTACGACGGTCTCCTTTGGACACGTGTGGTGTGTTGCGCGTCAGCTGCGACTGTCGTGTCCTCTACTCTGCCCGTACGACTGACTCGTCGAGATTATTGCTACAATTTGTCCGAGTAATTCGAGACCTTGCAAGTTGTTTTTACTGTCTCGTATGGACTGTAGTCTACGGCTGGCCGCTTTTCAGTGTGGAGTGTGGAGTTTCGACTGTAGTCTACGGTCTTCTGAAGAAAACTGTGGGTgtctttttcgggcgccaatcactgcaCAAGAATCCGCGATAGTGCTCTCTACACAGGGGCGGATGATCCATGGTCAGGGGTCGGATGGTACACGACCTGGCGCATTTCTGCCTGTCGGTCGGACGGTCCATgctctggggccggacggtccgcgcgtgtgcagaGGCGGCGAAAGGTCGCCGGCAGCGCCTGGatttcgctcccgggagggaccccgtcagagaggagagatcctagatgatgtctaggctcgggcagactgacctagactcctctaatcgacgtagagtcgaagagaaacgGTGAATTTGAGaattgagaggttaaactagaaCTACTTTTAATTGTAttggaaataaatgcgagataaaaatgttattggtgattataaatcggccgtatacctatgTATTTATAGAGTATGAGAGTTGGACCCGTTAAAAAAACTCCCCGAGTTAATTCCATTAATCTCGTTAACAAATACAGtaaaaaactcggaaccctagacCGCGTATTTTGTGGCTCAACAAAAACCATACGAGATGATGCAGTACGACATTGCACTTGCACGGATAAAAAAAACAAAAACAGTTAAGCCATCGCGATTTCGCATGTGCACAATCTCTCTTTCGTCTCAACAAAAAAAAACATCCACACGACACGACGACGAAGTGACGAGCGCATCAGACGAAAAGACCGTAAAAGCCAAGGAGCACGAGCCACTGGTGGCGCAGGCAGGCCCCACGAAGCCCCAACGGCCGGGCCCGCAAAGCAGCAACCGCTCTCGTCGCACTGTATGTAGTCCTCTCCTCTGCCCTGCCTCTTCAAATACGAACTGGGCGGCGCCACCACTCTCGCCGCACTCACCCGGAGTCGGAGCGGAGCATCCGATCCTCCACCAGTCCACCACCGAGTGCACTCAGCCACACACCAGCTGTTGTGCCCTGTGCGGCGCTCTACTGAGCGATACGCGGACTTGGCGGCGGCCATGCCACTCTCGGAGCCGTCGGCGCCGGCCGTGCTCGCGGCGCTGCCGCGGGCGCTCTCCCTCGCGGCCGCGGCCGTCGCGGCCGCAACCGCGACCCTCCTCCTCATCTCCGCCGTCTTCTCCACCCCCCACCACGCGGCGTCCTCCTCGTCCCCTCAGCTTTCCCCGTCCGCCAGCGCCTCCACCgcggcgcctgtggccccggcgcCCGCACACGCGCCCGACTCCGGCCCAGGCCACCCCCACCCCCCGCCTCCCGTTCCCCCGTGCCCTCCCAACGCCACCCACGACGTCCCCTGCCACGAGCCTCCCTCGCGCGAGCGCCACTGCCCcccgcgcccgccgccgccgccgcctcttctTCCTCACCCGCCAAAGGACCCGCCGCCGCACCCTCCGCCGCACTGCCGCGTCCCGCCGCCGCCCAGGTACCGCCCGCCCCCGCCGTGGCCCGCGCGCCGCGACCGCGCGAGGTACGCCAACGTGGACCTCCCGCCGCTGCCCCCGGTTAAGGCGGCGGATGGACAGCAGCAGGACCCCGTTCACGGTCGCGGGGAGTGGCTGCTGTTCACCGACGGGGTGCAGGGTTATGTCGAGCGGCTGGAGCGCGTCGTGCCGCTCCGCGACGGCGTGGTGCACACGGCGCTCGACATCGGATGCGGGGTGTGTTGTACTCGCATCGCATGAAAGCTTGCCGATTCAGAAACTACTCGTTGGAAGTCTCTCTGTTCACGTGTCGATGTGTGTCCCTGACAGGTCGCGAGCTTTGGGGACTATCTGCTCAACTATGGCGTACTGACCATGTCCATTGCTCCGAGGGATAGATTTGAACCGCAGGTGCAGCTCGCCTTGGAGCGTGGACTGCCTGCAATGATCGGAGCGCTTGTTGCCCACAGGCTACCGTATCCATCGAGGTCCTTCGACATGGTGCACTGTGCGGACTGCCGTGTCCCATGGACTGCTCATGGTAGGACATGCAAGACGTCATGCTATTCCTGATTAAACATACTTCCTTCCTGATGCATCATCTATTCATTTATTATTTCACTGATTACTAATTGTTCAAAATAAAGTGATTTTCCTATTGGCAAATGTTGGAGTCGGTGAACACTGAACAGAACAGGACACCCTCCTCATATGTCGATGTCAAAACTAAAGTACAGTTTGTTTGTTTTTTTAGTCGAGTGCTCTTGTTCTCATTCACCTATAGCTGATTCCAGATGGGCTCTACATGCTGGAAATCGACCGTCTTCTCCAACCTGGTGGCTATTGGGTTTTCTCTAAGCCACCCGTCAACTGGAAATCTACATACAACATTTCGAATCAAGGGACCATAGACAAGCAGGACAATCAAGTAGCTATGGATGACATGTCGAAaaggcttcgttggacgaaggtgtCTGAAGAGGGCACAATTTCTGTTTGGAGAAAGCCTTCTTGTAATCTCCATTGCGACCAAGAAGCAAATGCAAAGCTTGCTGGATTGCCACCACTCTGCACAGGAGAAGACCCAGATAGTGCCTGGCAAGTTTATTACTGTCCCCTTGTCACTTTGCATCTCCGGTCAATTGAAATGAAACATGTGCAAATCTTATCAACCACGGCACAACCTGATCCATTTTTTTTCTTTGCCTTCATGTTATCCTTGTGATATGACGACGCACACGATAGTTTAGTTGGACAAGTAAACATATTTGAGTTGATGTTGTGATTAGTAATCTGAGACTGACGAAATTCATTTTTTCCCCTAAAGGTCATGAAGTACGAACTTGCTATGTTTTGTTCTGAATGAGTGAATGTCATGTGCAGTTGTAAAGTTTATTTAGTCAAATATATAGTACCCGGAACATTTTGGGTAATTCAAAGTGACACGAGCACAGTACTATAATATGCATAACATTTTGGCTAATTCAAAGTATTCCAAGGAACTTGCTACGAaacttgggggggggggggcacttGTTTCGAATTCTTCCAACATTACAGTCTTGCTGAATATAAATTTTGTGACGGTGCAGGTATGCGAATATTTCGACAGTACAATCTTGCTAAATATAACTTTTGTTACGGTGCAGGTATGCAAATATTTCAATGTGTATGACATGTATTCCAAGAGCTGAAACTTTTAATGGCTGTGCTGGTGGTGCCATGAAAAAATGGCCTAAAAGACTTGGTGCAGTGCCACCAAGGATAGCCAGTGGGGAAATCGAGTGGCTGTCCATTCAGAGATATAGATACGACACTCTGGTTTGGGAGAAAAGGGTTAACTTCTATCTCACGTATCTAAATTTTTTGTCTAATGGAACCTACAGAAATGTCATGGACATGAGTGCCGGTTCTGGTGGCTTTGCCGCTGCTATGTCCAAGCATCCTGTCTGGGTCATGAATGTGGTTCCTGCAAATACGACAGAGAACGCCCTTGGTGTCATCTATGAGCGTGGTTTGATTGGAACATACACTGACTGGTACTGTTaatgaaacctttttcttctTGAAATAAACTGACACTCCCAAACTATACAGTCAGACATACAAAATAACTCTCCATGTTGCTTGTTAATATGTTTCCAGGTGCGAGGCCTTCTCTACTTATCCACGAACATACGATCTGATACATGGTAATGGAATCTTCAGCTCCCATATTCACAAGTAAGTGACCCGCTAACTTGGCGATGTTAAAAAGCCACTGAAAGAGAACAACAAAAGGCATAGACTGCGATCTGCGAAGCAAGTGAACAATTCAAGTAGCACACACTAGTCCCTTGCAGTTAAATTAAGTCCCGGCTCAGCCATCCATCTTGACACGAAACTATTCTCTGTCAGGTGTGGGATTATCGACATCCTGGTTGAGATGGATCGTATTCTCCGGCCAGGGGGTGCCGTCATAGTTCGGGACAGAGCCGACGTCGTTCTCAGAGTCAAGAAGGACGCCGACCGTCTACGATGGCATAGCCGAGTTGTCGACACTGAAAATGGGCCTCTGGATCCAGAGAAGCTCCTCATTGTGGACAATTCCCTGCCACTCCCAGGGAGCTGAATAGAAGTGAGAGCACTAGCAAGAACCCGCAGGATCAGATCAGGCTTCTAGGTGACGGTCTGCTCATGTTTCGGGAAAGAGCCGGTGGTCTGGTCTGCGACCTTACTACCTGTTACAGTATGTCTTTTCGGTTTAAGAAGATCTCACTACATGTGCAGCAGAGGTACAGATGAAGGGTCTACAGGCGACTGGGATGTTTATTACATGTACAGACAGGTGTTGGAGAAACAAAATGCTACGTATTACCTTTACAGAGGAAGGGTTCAAGGCTATTGGCTATCGTACAGCGAGAGATTCAGAATTGCATGCAGGTGTACCTACATATATGACCAGTGGTCCAATATATTGGAGTCAGTGACGACTCCAGTGGATGCCATTTCTTAGCTCCAATATGATATGCAGCCTGATTTCTCATGCTCGAACGACTAGCTGTGCAGTTAGAACTATCCGGTCTCGATTCTGTAGAGTATGTCTACGTTGAGTGTACCTTTTTTTTTGGTAAATCCATTCATGTACATTTGTATAGGTTGTTGTATTGTAGATCTTGTGAGCTGTGTTGTTTGGTCGCTAAGCAATCTACGGCGTATTATACTGCGGCATAGAGTGTACAGGGGAGGCCAGATTACACCTGTGTCTGTGTGTGTCTCTGTCCTTCCAACTTTCCCGGTTCAGGCTGCGGTGCCGAGAGTGGGATTGTGTTATTTGGGGTGTTGTACAAGCCAAGTGAATGTGCAGATCGAGTATGGACATGATTTCTTTCTTATACAGTGGCCGTTGTCATAATTTTCACAATGGCAGGTCATTATTGCCGCGTGGAGGTGGTGATGCTTACTTTAGCAGTTTTCGTATATGTTCCAAATGCACGCAGCCCTCGCTATCTCATGGATCGCAGAAACTTTTTGAAGTGTCGACGGCTCAAAACATCGCTAGGAGCCTAGGACAAAGAAAATTCTTTTTGCGTAGTAGAGAACAAAAGAAAGCGGAACAAAAACATGCCACTTAGCTCGCGTCAGTTTAAAACAGTAGAATTTGAAACTGACATGTTGAGAAATGAGAACCAGCGATAGTCTACAAAAGTAAAACAGAACAGAAAAGATGTACCCGTGCAATTGGTACGGAAGGAGGCTCCACGCGCGTGTGGGGCCCATGGACCATGAGGGACCATTCCACTCGCCGGCTGTACGTACACGTACCGGAACCGGACGCtctacctctctctctctctctctctaccagCTTTGTGGTCGGCGTCACAAAAACCGCTCAACAAAGATATACAGCGCGATATGAACCAGGCGACCGCGcagaaaaaaataaataataaataaataaaaggccCTCTTTGAGGAGAGTGTGAGTgagaaaacaaaaacaaaaagggTACCGCCCTCCTCTCCACCTATAAAAATGCGGCCACCGCCCACCGCCCTCCGCCTCCCACCTCCACCTGACCTCCCGTCCCGCATTCGGGACGAAGCCACCAACGACGAGCTCAGCAGCGCCGACGCCGCAACGACAACCAGAGCACCCCGCACTGTGGAGGTACCCGCAAGGCTCCCACCCGAGTTCCTCCCTACCTCGACCTTCTGCGGCCCCTCCAACGAAAAAATGCGGGCGATCGGGCGGATTGTAGTGTGGGGCTGAGGTTTGTGGGCGGCGCTTCCGGGCGTAGTAATTGGGCGAACGTTTCTGGGAGAGCCCGCTCTGTTTTGCTGCTGCCATGGCTTGGAATTTGGATCTCGCCATCTCGGTGTTCCTGCGTGCGCTTGGGAGTTTGGTTGCGGCGGAAGGTGAGCGATCGTGCGGCGGGACTGCGGGCTGTGTGTGGCGAGCTGCGTGTGAGATGTATCATGTATGCGCGGCGAAATGATGTCTCTGTGAGAATGCAACTGATGCGCGGCTGCTGGCTCTAGGGCAGCAGGGATTTTACCTGAGGTGGTTTTCTCAGGTGACTTGTGTAGGGAGTTAATCTGAGGTGAATTTTGTGGCCTCCTTCTAAAATGGTTATCTGCATCCCGCTTGTGCTGTTTATGCTATGGTTGGCCTTTTTTTTACCCTAATATGCACTCTACTGGCACGACAGGCTTCTCTTCAGTATTGTCTGCGTTAACATACGTGATGCGTGATGTCCAAAGGTTTGCAAGGAAAAAAATGTGTTACTTCCCCTCATTACATTTTTTGTGGTTTGCAGAATTCATGTAAATTATATTAAAAGGTAGCAATGTGGCGCCGCTGTTGCTGCAATTGCCAAGTGGATGAATCCGACCAGCATGAAAATGGGCATGTCAAGGCCACAATCAACAACATTGATGGTATGTTCGTTTTGATGTACTTGGATCATCTGTTCCTACATTCTTAACTTGCTGACAGTTACTGAAAATGTGAACCATCTTCATGCTGCTGTATTGGAAATCCCCCTTTTCTAGCATCCACGAATTTGATGTCATATTATCCTTTTCTTCAGGGGCAATAATGGGGTTGAAAGATTCTACTACTGGAAAAGTCGAGCCGCAGGATGCTGCTCCCCAAATTGATATCCCTGTTCTATCCTTGGATGAACTGATAGAAAAAACTGATGACTTTGGTTCAACGGCTTTGATAGGTGAAGGTTCTTATGGGAGAGTGTACTATGCGATTCTTGATAATGGAACAAAAATGGCAGTAAAGAAACTTGATTCTACTGAAAATGAACCCACTGCTGAATTCTTGACCCAGGTTGGTCTTGCCATTGCTTATTAATCATGGGAATTTCTCTTTGGTTATTTCGTAGTGCTAAATGTGTCATGCGTTCCTAATCAAACAATGGTGCTAGGTTTCATTGGTTTCAAGATTGAAACATGAAAACTTTGTTGACATGTTGGGGTACTGTATGGAGCGTAATCTTCGCATAGTAGCCTATGAATTCGCCACCATGGGTTCTCTGCATGATGTACTACATGGTTTGATTTTGCACATCCTCTGCAACTTGTTGCACAACCCCACACTTAATTGAATACTGCAGCTTCAAATGATAATTTACAAATTCGTTTTTGAATTAATGTCAATAGGAAGAAAAGGAGTTCAAGGTGCTCAACCTGGCCTGGCGCTTGATTGGATGCAGCGAGTGCAAATTGCTGTTGATGCGGCAAAAGGACTTGAATATCTTCATGAGAAAGTTCAGCCTTCCATTGTCCATAGGGATATTAGATCAAGTAATATCCTCTTGTTTGAAGATTTCAAGGCAAAGATAGCAGACTTTAATCTCTCAAATCAGGCTCCAGATATGGCTGCCCGGTTGCATTCAACTCGTGTCTTGGGAACCTTTGGATATCATGCTCCAGAGTAAAAACCCTTTTCTTAAAGTAACTATATGTTACTTAACTTTAGTTGTGCTTTCCTGCTTTTGCATGGGTTGTCTCATTAATTTTCGAGTTGGTCAGCAAGCTGGGTGGTGTTTGTTTCTAAGTGGTCTGATTAATTTCCAAAAATTGTCCCTTGTTATTTCTGAAGTTGAAGATTTGTTTCATAATAGTTATAGATAAGTTGTTTCTCGGTCATAAAGGAACACATTAAAAATGAAGTATGTCCTTAATATTTTAGCTTTCCAACTTTCGGGCACTTCACATGAACAGTTAAGTATCTTTAGCCTTTGTTCGTTGGATAACTACTGTTTGCCAAGTATATGAAGACCACATGTGGACCACATTAGTTATTTCGTTTTGCTGTAATTCTATCCCAGAAAGTTATATGAAAACCACTTGCTTGGAGCTTAACCTATCCTATTCCCCAAAGTATGGTATGACCCCTTGCCCCAGGTGACTACTCCATGACTGTCATTGACTCAGACTGGGTGACAGGCCACTGAGTTTCACACTCTTTTTTTTACCTCATTTCCATAGGGAAAATGATTTTTTACATAGCACATTAGCACTCATAGATTAGAAAAAAATACTATCACATCTCAGGTCATGGTAACCTTAAAAACTCGGCCGGTAGGAGAAAGACGCTcccacggtattatattaagaagaagctcAATCTGAGCCTCGACCAAGAAAAGTAATGAAAGGTGCCTCCGTGCAACATGAGGGTCTGCCCCTTATGGGCAAGATCTTTACTCGTGCTTTGAGCCCTCTCAGCCCCTACACGAGGATCCGCCCTAATAGGTCAGTCCATCTCGTGTGCACATAACCAGAGGAACCAGCGAGCGACCTTTTTTAATCTCAGCTTGAAATTCGCTCTCATTGGAATTCGAACTcgggacctgaggagtgctaatCAGACCACCTAAcgaactcagctagaggccctttcgcggtCGTGGTAACCTTTAGTCTTTTGTTCTATTTTTTACTTCTACCAACCAATTACTTCCTGAACGACAAGCAAGCTACAATCTGATATTCTCCGGCTAGCAGCAACTAATTTGATAATGCGCATTGTTTTTTAGATTAGTGATTGGAGTAATGCTGTTGTTTGAACAATCCACAATACTTGGTTTGCTTCTGCAGGTATGCAATGACCGGTCAACTAACCCAGAAAAGTGATGTATATAGCTTCGGAGTAGTTCTTTTGGAGCTTTTGACAGGTAGAAAGCCAGTAGACCATACAATGCCTAGAGGGCAGCAGAGCCTAGTAACTTGGGTATGTTCACTTGCTAACTTTTTCCCTTTGTTGTCCTTTTGCGGTTAGATGTGAACTTGTATATAAGTAGTTTCTGCAATATTGAAGCAACAAATTGTGTCCATTAGACCATTACTCCATTTTTATAATAATGTTGTTTCTTAAAAAGTTAACGTAGTGCCAGAGCGCCCAAGCTAAACCGGTATGGTTTATGGTTTGTGTGTATGGTATGATGTGGATATTCATCAGCTAGATAATTAATGTCGTCTATTAATCCCAAAGCCAGAGTTTTTATCATTGTTTTTTGAGTGGAAACAAATGTGATGAGGATGAACTTGAACATCATGTATCAAATATTGTAGTAGAATAGATAAGAAATCTGAAGGATCATATTTGTGTTCAGACTTCCGAGTTAGTAGATCGGAGCTCTTTCCAACAGAGCAGCCCTTAGATGTGATCTATGGACAGTGAACCACTGCTGGACCTGAATTTCTCAGGCTCCTCAGAAGTGACTTCAGCACAACACTGGTTATCCGAAGGAGTTCATCTGCTGCATAGGCTGTAGTTCTTTGCTGTCTGAGATTCTACCGGATCATCATACTGCACAAGTGCACATTGTGTGCCCGCAAAACATGCTGAAGAATAGAACAGCACCTCTGATGATAACATGACACAGCCCCATCTTTAATGGAGACATTGTGCTCTCACTAAGTCACTAGTTCTCCGATAGGGTCCCCTCTGATAATGCTTTTCTTCGATTCTGTAGGCTACCCCAAGGTTAACTGAAGACAAGGTGAAGCAGTGTGTAGATCCACGGTTGATGGGGGAATATCCGGCGAAAGGACTCGCTAAGGTCCCCCATACTATCCATACATGTGCTGTATGCGTGAGCTTGGGGCAACTAATTGCTATTTTCTCTATCCAGAATTTTTTAATTACTGTTTTTGTCTACGCCAGCTTGCTGCTGTAGCAGCTTTGTGTGTGCAATATGAAGCTGAATTCCGCCCAAATATGAGCATTGTGGTTAAGGCTCTGTCTCCACTACTCGTAACAAAGCAGACTCCATCACCTGTTGTTGACAGTTGACGTACAAAATTAACCTAAGTAAGTTCATCGAGCCCCTTTTCCTATCCCATTCATCATATTTTTTAGCCAGGGAACTGTATTTGATTTGGACATACAGTTGTAACAGTTGTCTTCTTCGCAATGTGTATTAGGTTGC
This genomic window contains:
- the LOC103650885 gene encoding probable methyltransferase PMT19; its protein translation is MPLSEPSAPAVLAALPRALSLAAAAVAAATATLLLISAVFSTPHHAASSSSPQLSPSASASTAAPVAPAPAHAPDSGPGHPHPPPPVPPCPPNATHDVPCHEPPSRERHCPPRPPPPPPLLPHPPKDPPPHPPPHCRVPPPPRYRPPPPWPARRDRARYANVDLPPLPPVKAADGQQQDPVHGRGEWLLFTDGVQGYVERLERVVPLRDGVVHTALDIGCGVASFGDYLLNYGVLTMSIAPRDRFEPQVQLALERGLPAMIGALVAHRLPYPSRSFDMVHCADCRVPWTAHDGLYMLEIDRLLQPGGYWVFSKPPVNWKSTYNISNQGTIDKQDNQVAMDDMSKRLRWTKVSEEGTISVWRKPSCNLHCDQEANAKLAGLPPLCTGEDPDSAWYANISMCMTCIPRAETFNGCAGGAMKKWPKRLGAVPPRIASGEIEWLSIQRYRYDTLVWEKRVNFYLTYLNFLSNGTYRNVMDMSAGSGGFAAAMSKHPVWVMNVVPANTTENALGVIYERGLIGTYTDWCEAFSTYPRTYDLIHGNGIFSSHIHKCGIIDILVEMDRILRPGGAVIVRDRADVVLRVKKDADRLRWHSRVVDTENGPLDPEKLLIVDNSLPLPGS
- the LOC103650887 gene encoding PTI1-like tyrosine-protein kinase 3 — protein: MWRRCCCNCQVDESDQHENGHVKATINNIDGAIMGLKDSTTGKVEPQDAAPQIDIPVLSLDELIEKTDDFGSTALIGEGSYGRVYYAILDNGTKMAVKKLDSTENEPTAEFLTQVSLVSRLKHENFVDMLGYCMERNLRIVAYEFATMGSLHDVLHGRKGVQGAQPGLALDWMQRVQIAVDAAKGLEYLHEKVQPSIVHRDIRSSNILLFEDFKAKIADFNLSNQAPDMAARLHSTRVLGTFGYHAPEYAMTGQLTQKSDVYSFGVVLLELLTGRKPVDHTMPRGQQSLVTWATPRLTEDKVKQCVDPRLMGEYPAKGLAKLAAVAALCVQYEAEFRPNMSIVVKALSPLLVTKQTPSPVVDS